The sequence below is a genomic window from bacterium.
GATAGGTCTATCTCCTTTTTTACAATCTTTTTCATTTGATATATTTTATCTTCTATCTCAAAATATTGCAATAACCAAAATTTGTAATCGCCTAATTATAAGATGAGACACAAAAGAGGGATAAAATATTCGATTTCAAAAATTTTATCCTAATGGCAACAAGAAATTTTTGTCAAGTGAGTTCCTTTCCTGTTGTTGACATACTAAGGGTTCCATGTTTTACACCCTTTACTGCCTTTAGGGTATTTGATAGTTCCTGTATTTTTAGAGGAGAGCCTTTTACAGCAATGATTTCAAGGCAATTATTATGGTCAAGGTGGATATGCTGTGATGAGATGATAATATTACCAAAATCGTGCTGAATATCCATAAGGCTATTTACTAGCTCCCTTTTATGATGGTCATAAATTATGGTTATTGCACCTGCTGTCTCTTTGTTTTTGTGCCATTCTTCTTTTACGAATTCAGAACGCATCAAATCAGCAATCGCTTTTGAACGGGTAGGGTAATTTTTCTTTTTAATAAGAGAGTCAAATTTTTCTAGCAATTCCTTCTCTAATGATACACCAAATCTAAATAACATCTTGCTTTTTTATTATTGTAGTATAAACAAACTTTTTTGTCAAAACATATTCTTAAATTTTTCTTGACATCAGGATAAAGGGAATTATATACTTTTTTTAAAAATTTTGGAGGTAAAATAATATGGCAAGACAAAAGTTTGAAAGGACAAAGCCACATCTTAATGTGGGAACAATTGGTCATATTGACCATGGGAAGACAACCCTTACATCTGCTATAACAAAGGCATTGGCAAACAGAGGGTTGGCAG
It includes:
- the nikR gene encoding nickel-responsive transcriptional regulator NikR; this encodes MLFRFGVSLEKELLEKFDSLIKKKNYPTRSKAIADLMRSEFVKEEWHKNKETAGAITIIYDHHKRELVNSLMDIQHDFGNIIISSQHIHLDHNNCLEIIAVKGSPLKIQELSNTLKAVKGVKHGTLSMSTTGKELT
- a CDS encoding GTP-binding protein yields the protein MARQKFERTKPHLNVGTIGHIDHGKTTLTSAITKALANRGLA